From one Lolium rigidum isolate FL_2022 chromosome 4, APGP_CSIRO_Lrig_0.1, whole genome shotgun sequence genomic stretch:
- the LOC124649214 gene encoding cytochrome P450 94A1-like translates to MEITHIAVLFFLFATVILYARRRRASPSAYCPHPHPVLGNTVEFIRNRGRFFDWYTDMLRAAPSNTIEAWGPFGASHAVTTADPAAVDHLLRASFANYNRGAQSDLIGDGIFGRFTEDVLAVHLGRRLLPFLDAAAVSGEAVDLQEALRRFAFDNICHVAFGVESSTFLEWADPQHQTLFAAFDTAVKISFMRTLTPSTPVRKLTKLLNVGKSRRLREAIGVIDNHAMSVIEAKEASQRNNNQAEGDPDLLSRFMAAMDEEDGGGELAAMFPTPEAKRRLLRDVVVSFVLAGKDSTTSALTWFFWLLAANPRCERRVHDEVSRSPDDDVKGMRYLHAALSEAMRLYPPVPFNGRVAVADDVLPDGTKVRAGWFANYSAYAMGRMEKLWGENFLEFVPERWLGDDGEFVAVDAAQYPVFHAGPRACPGKEMAYLQMKTVAAAVLRRFTLNVQAPTASMESPPAYEMTGGMKILGGLHVYLKIRD, encoded by the coding sequence ATGGAGATCACACACATCGCCgtgctcttcttcctcttcgccacCGTCATCCTCTATGCCCGGCGCCGCCGAGCTTCCCCGTCGGCTTACTGTCCGCACCCCCACCCCGTCCTGGGCAACACCGTGGAGTTCATCCGAAACCGCGGGAGATTCTTCGACTGGTACACCGACATGCTGCGCGCGGCGCCGTCCAACACCATCGAGGCGTGGGGGCCCTTCGGCGCCAGCCACGCCGTCACCACCGCCGACCCGGCCGCCGTCGACCACCTGCTGCGCGCCAGCTTCGCCAACTACAACAGGGGCGCGCAGTCCGACCTCATCGGCGACGGCATCTTCGGCCGCTTCACCGAGGACGTTCTCGCCGTCCacctcggccgccgcctcctgccgtTCCTCGACGCCGCCGCGGTGTCGGGCGAGGCCGTCGACCTGCAGGAGGCGCTGCGCCGGTTCGCGTTCGACAACATCTGTCACGTCGCCTTCGGCGTCGAGAGCTCAACGTTCCTCGAGTGGGCTGACCCCCAGCACCAGACGCTCTTCGCGGCGTTCGACACGGCCGTCAAGATCTCATTCATGCGAACGCTGACGCCGTCCACGCCGGTGCGGAAGCTCACCAAGCTTCTCAACGTCGGCAAGTCGCGCCGGCTGCGAGAAGCCATCGGCGTCATAGACAACCACGCCATGTCCGTCAtcgaagccaaggaggcgagccAAAGAAACAACAACCAAGCCGAGGGCGACCCGGACCTGCTCTCGCGGTTCATGGCGGCCATggacgaggaggacggcggcggcgagctcgccGCCATGTTCCCCACTCCGGAGGCCAAGCGCCGGCTCCTGCGGGACGTGGTCGTCAGCTTCGTGCTTGCCGGCAAGGACTCCACGACCTCGGCCCTCACGTGGTTCTTCTGGCTCCTCGCCGCGAACCCACGGTGCGAGCGGCGCGTCCACGACGAGGTGTCCCGGTCGCCGGACGACGACGTGAAGGGCATGCGCTACCTGCACGCCGCGCTCAGCGAGGCGATGCGCCTGTACCCGCCGGTGCCCTTCAACGGGCGGGTGGCTGTCGCCGACGACGTCCTCCCGGAcggcaccaaggtgcgcgccggCTGGTTCGCCAACTACTCGGCGTACGCCATGGGCCGGATGGAGAAGCTGTGGGGAGAGAATTTCCTAGAATTCGTGCCTGAGCGCTGgctcggcgacgacggcgagttCGTGGCGGTGGACGCGGCGCAGTACCCGGTCTTCCACGCCGGCCCGCGGGCGTGCCCCGGAAAGGAGATGGCctacctgcagatgaagacggtggcggcaGCTGTTCTCCGGAGGTTCACACTGAACGTGCAAGCACCGACGGCCAGCATGGAGTCGCCGCCGGCGTACGAGATGACCGGGGGAATGAAGATTCTAGGCGGGCTACACGTATACCTCAAGATACGGGACTGA
- the LOC124647945 gene encoding uncharacterized protein LOC124647945 — MDSPATGFRGPAEWAAPALKDLLPDLSREEQLWLESGFQPAGRRRKGRRITKQKLLPEVPPSIPEQRTEGIRCSEHIISSTCIGFGRRERDAWLIGSVQAALCHYNARHQGGEFDAVKPLMEDRVGFRDQVWFHLNFWARSRSTNKIKRFFAEVHYKPSSDTSKYPQATPIVEICTIIEEPLSQYRRACAFCAASCEILHPKGCRKFVCGNDKDRFEQRLVQCGSMCIEPPFSCPSKIERHGLPYRSSSSSPSQ, encoded by the exons ATGGATTCGCCGGCGACGGGATTTCGGGGACCCGCAGAGTGGGCGGCGCCGGCGTTGAAGGATTTGCTGCCGGATCTGTCCCGTGAGGAGCAACTATGGCTGGAGAGCGGCTTCCAGCCGGCCGGGCGAAGGCGCAAGGGACGACGCATCACCAAGCAGAAACTTCTCCCGGAAGTTCCTCCTTCCATCCCCGAGCAGCGCACAGAAGG TATACGCTGCTCTGAACACATAATTTCCTCCACCTGTATTGGATTTGGACGCAGAGAGCGTGATGCCTGGCTCATCGGGTCAGTCCAAGCTGCTCTCTGCCACTACAATGCTAGGCACCAG GGTGGCGAGTTTGATGCTGTGAAGCCACTGATGGAAGACCGAGTTGGTTTCAGGGACCAGGTGTGGTTCCACCTCAACTTCTGGGCTCGTAGCCGCAGCACCAACAAAATCAAGCGCTTCTTCGCCGAGGTGCACTACAAGCCATCCTCTGACACCTCCAAATACCCACAGGCAACTCCCATCGTTGAAATATGCACCATCATTG AAGAGCCTCTTTCCCAGTACAGGAGGGCGTGTGCGTTTTGTGCTGCCAGTTGCGAAATTTTGCACCCTAAGGGGTGTCGCAAGTTTGTTTGCGGCAACGACAAGGACCGGTTCGAACAACGTCTCGTGCAGTGTGGCTCTATGTGCATCGAGCCACCATTCAGTTGCCCCTCCAAGATAGAAAGGCACGGTCTGCCTTATCGCTCCTCATCGTCTTCGCCATCACAATGA
- the LOC124648492 gene encoding annexin D4-like, with product MADEVQTLTRAFSGLGGLGVDEQTMVTALAKWRKQPEKRSGFRKSFPGLFKDHGVIEKVEDDYILHLTAEFSRFKNLMVLWAMHPWERDARLAHHVLHQAHPAAIVVEIACTRSAEELLGARKAYMALFHHSLEEDVAYSAKDKPYCSLLVGLVSAYRYEGPKVSSDTAKAEAKALGAAVKSAGAASTKLVENDEVVRILSTRSKPHLVETFKHYKELHGKHILEDLASEETLGETVQCLATPEVYFSQVMEAALRDGADSHGKEALSRVAVTRSDVDMDGIRAAYEEQFGAKLEDAVAGKAHGQFKDALISLIAGK from the exons ATGGCTGACGAAGTTCAGACGCTCACCAGGGCCTTCTCAG GTCTGGGAGGCCTGGGTGTGGACGAACAGACGATGGTGACGGCGCTGGCGAAGTGGCGGAAGCAGCCGGAGAAGCGGTCCGGGTTCCGGAAGAGCTTCCCGGGTCTGTTCAAGGATCACGGCGTGATCGAGAAGGTTGAGGACGACTACATCCTGCACCTCACCGCGGAGTTCTCCCGGTTCAAGAACCTGATGGTGCTGTGGGCGATGCACCCCTGGGAGCGCGACGCCCGCCTCGCGCACCACGTCCTCCACCAGGCGCACCCGGCCGCCATCGTCGTGGAGATCGCCTGCACGCGGTCTGCCGAGGAGCTCCTCGGCGCGCGCAAGGCGTACATGGCGCTCTTCCACCACTCCCTCGAGGAGGACGTCGCGTACAGCGCCAAGGACAAGCCCTACTGCAGC CTACTGGTGGGGCTGGTGAGCGCGTACCGGTACGAGGGGCCCAAGGTGAGCAGCGACACGGCGAAGGCGGAGGCCAAGGCGCTGGGCGCGGCGGTGAAGAGCGCCGGCGCCGCCAGCACCAAGCTGGTGGAGAACGACGAGGTGGTCAGGATCCTCAGCACCAGGAGCAAGCCCCACCTGGTGGAGACCTTCAAGCACTACAAGGAGCTGCACGGCAAGCACATCCTGGAGGACCTCGCGAGCGAGGAGACCCTGGGGGAGACCGTGCAGTGCCTGGCGACGCCGGAGGTGTACTTCAGCCAGGTGATGGAGGCGGCGCTGAGGGACGGCGCGGACAGCCACGGCAAGGAAGCCCTGTCGCGTGTGGCGGTGACCCGGTCGGACGTGGACATGGACGGCATCAGGGCCGCCTACGAGGAGCAGTTCGGGGCCAAGCTCGAGGACGCTGTCGCCGGCAAGGCCCACGGACAATTCAAGGACGCCCTCATCTCCCTCATCGCcggcaagtaa